The segment TAGGTCTTGTGCCATTACCGCAATGGTATTGAACACGAATAAGAAAACTAGGAGAAGTAATTTTACAATTACAGGTCTTCCAAAATTTTTAGCAGCTTTCATAATAATAGTTTTTAATGATGTGTCGCATCATTGGTTAAGTAAAATCCCTTACTTGTTTTAATTAATTTATGTCAAACATTATCGTGAAAATCTTAATTCTTAGAATTTAGATAACACATGAGGGAAAATACTTCGCTATTACGAAATGTATTTTGGATTAATCAGTTATTGAAAAAACATTATGAAAGAAAAATACTAACTTAGGATGTACGTTAATGAATTAGGGCTATCCTGTATCTAAAGTATACAGCTTTGGAAAGACATAACACAACGTTGCAGAAATAACTGCATTAAATAGGTATTTTTATTTCATAGGCTTGGGGCCAAATATTTAATTGTACATGCATACAATATCAATAACGATGTAAATGTATACTTACAACGGCTAATGTAAGCTAAAAATCGATAAAGTGCTTCATATATTCGATAAAATACACTAAATTACAGTAATAATCGCCTAACTACTATGATAAATTCTGAGTTATTTGGCTACAAATATATAAATATCAGTGTTTTAGGTTTATTTTTTAATTTCTCAGATTTATGACTAAAGTGTATGATACATCATGACTGTTAGTGAATGTGTTTGATGCGGTCAACTCACCTATTTTAAAACTTTCAGGTTGTATATAGTGTTAAAAATCAGGCTTTTGAATCAAATTATAAAAAGGGTCGCTAAAGCTTCCTTTATTATTTATATTCCACTTATAAAACTACCATAAGGGTCTTTAAATTGAATACCTTCTGTAAAGCGATACTTGCTCAATTGCTTAAATTCTACCAATGCCCACAGGACAAATTCTTTTACGAAATAACTCTCCTCGTTTTTGAGATTTGGTTGATAGTCAGCTAATAAGTCATCTAAAGGAGATACTCCATCTAGCAACGCCTTGTATTCTTTATCCCGAAGTTCGTCTAAAATCTCAAAACCTTCTTGCTGATTAAAAAACCAAGAGATGATATCATCGTAAGGTGTTTCCTCATCTTCTTTTTTAAGTTTTTCTATCTTTGGAAAGAATTCAGGAAACAGACTTTTTACGGCTTCACCTATTAAATTATAGGCCACCATAGCAGCGCCTTCCTGCTCACCTTCATAAACCAATTCTACTTTACCTGTAATCGAAGGTATAATGCCAACAAAGTCACTCAAACGTAACATCGTTTTATCATCTCCTGCCTTCAAAGCTCTACGTTCTGCTGTACTTAGTAAATTTTCTAATGCCGTAATACTTAGTCTAGCACTCACACCACTTTTAGCATCGATGAATTCGCTTTCACGAGCTTCAAAAACGATTTGCTCTAATAAGTCACGTGCTAAATCTGGCACAATAACTGACTGTTTTTGACTTTCCAGAACTTTTGCTTCTTGTTCAGTAATCAATCTGGCCGTCTCAATATCTGCCGGATAATGGGTTAAAATCTGACTTCCTATTCTGTCTTTTAAAGGTGTCACAATACTACCTCTATTCGTATAATCTTCTGGATTTGCTGTAAAAATAAACTGTACATCCAAAGGCAAACGTAATTTGAATCCTCTTATCTGAATATCCCCTTCCTGTAATATATTAAATAAGGCCACTTGAATACGCGCTTGTAGATCTGGCAATTCGTTAATCACAAAAATACAACGATTGGCCCTTGGAATCATTCCGTAATGAATCACCCGATCATCAGCATAGCTCAATTTTAAATTGGCCGCTTTTATAGGGTCAACATCGCCAATGATATCAGCAACTGTAACATCAGGAGTGGCTAACTTTTCAGCAAAACGTTCACTTCTGTGCATCCAAGAGATGGCGGTATCATCGCCTTTACTGGCAATCTCCTCTTGAGCATAGCGCGAGATCGGATGAAACGGATCATCATTAATTTCTGAACCTTGTACTACAGG is part of the Formosa sp. Hel1_31_208 genome and harbors:
- a CDS encoding sigma 54-interacting transcriptional regulator; this translates as MKIETIKTLGELKKAGYQSKSIKDELRDNLIQKIKNKETAFEGVHGYENTVIPELERAILSRHNINLLGLRGQAKTRLARLMLNLLDEYIPVVQGSEINDDPFHPISRYAQEEIASKGDDTAISWMHRSERFAEKLATPDVTVADIIGDVDPIKAANLKLSYADDRVIHYGMIPRANRCIFVINELPDLQARIQVALFNILQEGDIQIRGFKLRLPLDVQFIFTANPEDYTNRGSIVTPLKDRIGSQILTHYPADIETARLITEQEAKVLESQKQSVIVPDLARDLLEQIVFEARESEFIDAKSGVSARLSITALENLLSTAERRALKAGDDKTMLRLSDFVGIIPSITGKVELVYEGEQEGAAMVAYNLIGEAVKSLFPEFFPKIEKLKKEDEETPYDDIISWFFNQQEGFEILDELRDKEYKALLDGVSPLDDLLADYQPNLKNEESYFVKEFVLWALVEFKQLSKYRFTEGIQFKDPYGSFISGI